Proteins encoded in a region of the Geobacillus genomosp. 3 genome:
- a CDS encoding DMT family transporter, producing the protein MKWLWMMLALAAGMAVSIQAGVNGGLGRRVGVLEGSFVSFLIGTIVLFLVQLFFGKGELLAMFSVPKWQLIGGILGAFYVFVMVLIVPKVGVANSLMAVVAGQLVMSSIVDHFGLFGGQRIPFDLTRLAAMVFLFLALWLFFRK; encoded by the coding sequence ATGAAGTGGCTATGGATGATGCTGGCCCTAGCAGCCGGGATGGCGGTTTCCATACAGGCGGGAGTGAACGGTGGCCTCGGCAGGCGGGTCGGTGTGTTGGAAGGATCGTTCGTTTCGTTTTTGATCGGGACGATCGTCCTGTTTTTAGTGCAATTGTTTTTTGGAAAAGGCGAATTGCTCGCCATGTTTTCTGTGCCGAAATGGCAGCTGATCGGCGGGATTCTCGGCGCCTTTTACGTGTTTGTCATGGTGCTTATCGTCCCAAAAGTCGGCGTCGCCAATTCGTTGATGGCTGTAGTCGCCGGGCAGCTCGTGATGAGTTCGATTGTAGACCATTTTGGTTTGTTCGGCGGGCAACGCATCCCGTTTGATCTGACGCGCCTGGCCGCGATGGTCTTTCTGTTTTTGGCGCTTTGGCTTTTTTTTCGCAAATGA
- a CDS encoding ABC transporter ATP-binding protein, producing MTTMIQMHNVSWVRGARAILHDITWEVNEGEHWAILGLNGSGKTSLLNIITGYQYPTRGEVEVLGYRFGRASLPEMRRHIGFVSSALDQFHDTLQTETVEDVVVSGKFATIGLYDAITGEDRDKAEALMESFRLQAVKGKRYATLSQGEKRKTLIARALMADPALLILDEPTVGLDLWAREQMLSLIAPIAARPCHVLYVTHYIEEIVEPITHVLLLRDGRVAAAGRKEDVLTDERLSEAFQLNIRVHWEDGRPWVSVRR from the coding sequence ATGACAACGATGATCCAGATGCATAATGTATCGTGGGTGCGGGGGGCACGTGCGATTTTGCATGACATCACCTGGGAAGTCAATGAGGGCGAGCATTGGGCCATTCTCGGCTTAAACGGTTCGGGAAAGACATCGCTTCTCAATATCATTACCGGTTACCAATATCCAACGCGCGGCGAGGTCGAGGTGTTGGGATATCGGTTTGGGCGGGCGAGTTTGCCGGAGATGCGCCGGCACATCGGATTTGTCAGCAGCGCGCTCGATCAGTTTCACGATACGCTGCAAACCGAGACGGTCGAAGATGTGGTCGTAAGCGGAAAGTTTGCGACGATTGGCCTTTATGATGCGATAACCGGCGAGGACCGGGATAAAGCGGAGGCATTGATGGAATCGTTCCGCCTACAAGCGGTGAAAGGGAAGCGATACGCGACGCTGTCGCAGGGGGAAAAACGGAAAACGTTGATCGCCCGGGCGCTGATGGCCGACCCGGCGCTGCTCATTTTGGACGAGCCCACCGTCGGTCTTGACCTATGGGCGCGTGAACAGATGCTTTCGCTCATCGCGCCGATTGCCGCCCGGCCATGCCATGTGTTGTATGTGACGCATTACATTGAAGAAATTGTCGAACCGATCACCCATGTTTTGCTTCTGCGGGACGGCCGCGTCGCCGCTGCCGGGCGGAAAGAAGACGTGTTGACGGATGAGCGGCTGTCTGAAGCGTTTCAGTTGAACATTCGCGTTCATTGGGAAGACGGCCGGCCGTGGGTGTCGGTGCGCCGCTAG
- a CDS encoding trehalase family glycosidase, with protein sequence MHWIVIKGLKNYGYDREAQEIARRWIRLCTNVYWKTGKLYEKYNVADMSIRTVGRYPSQEGFGWTNAVYAKIAVDLLGCTVCQRSPRPA encoded by the coding sequence ATTCACTGGATCGTCATCAAAGGGCTGAAAAATTACGGGTACGATCGAGAAGCGCAAGAAATCGCCCGCCGCTGGATTCGGCTTTGCACCAACGTATATTGGAAAACGGGCAAGCTGTATGAAAAATACAATGTTGCCGATATGAGCATCCGTACCGTGGGCCGCTACCCTTCCCAAGAGGGATTTGGCTGGACGAATGCGGTTTACGCCAAAATAGCGGTCGATCTTCTCGGATGCACGGTCTGTCAACGAAGCCCGCGGCCGGCCTAG
- a CDS encoding SDR family NAD(P)-dependent oxidoreductase: MRLNGKAAIVTGGGSGIGRATAVRFAEEGAKVAVSDIDEAGGEETVRRIREKGGEAIFVKADVSDSGQMKRLVQTAVAAFGGLHILFNNAGIGHSEVRSTDLSEEEWDRVIDVNLKGVFLGIKYAVPALKESGGGAIVNTSSLLGIKGKKYESAYNASKAGVILLTKNAALEYGKFNIRVNAIAPGVIDTNIIAPWKQDARKWPIISKANALGRIGTPEEVANAVLFLASDEASFITGATLSVDGGGLTF, from the coding sequence GTGAGGCTGAACGGAAAAGCTGCGATTGTCACCGGCGGCGGCAGCGGCATCGGCCGGGCGACGGCGGTGCGGTTTGCGGAGGAAGGCGCAAAAGTGGCGGTGAGCGACATCGACGAGGCGGGAGGGGAAGAAACGGTCCGCCGCATTCGGGAAAAAGGGGGCGAGGCGATTTTTGTCAAAGCCGATGTTTCCGATTCAGGGCAAATGAAGCGGCTCGTGCAAACGGCTGTGGCGGCGTTCGGCGGCTTGCATATTCTCTTTAACAATGCCGGCATCGGCCATTCCGAAGTGCGGAGCACCGACTTGTCCGAAGAAGAGTGGGACCGGGTCATCGATGTCAACTTAAAAGGCGTGTTTTTAGGCATCAAATATGCCGTGCCGGCGTTGAAAGAATCCGGCGGCGGGGCGATTGTCAATACATCGAGCTTGCTGGGGATTAAAGGAAAAAAATACGAATCGGCTTACAACGCTTCCAAAGCCGGGGTCATTTTATTAACGAAAAACGCGGCGCTTGAATACGGCAAGTTCAATATTCGCGTCAACGCCATCGCGCCGGGCGTCATTGATACGAACATCATTGCTCCATGGAAACAAGATGCCCGCAAATGGCCGATCATCTCGAAAGCGAACGCCCTCGGGCGCATCGGGACGCCGGAGGAAGTGGCGAACGCGGTGTTGTTTTTGGCGTCTGACGAGGCATCGTTTATCACTGGTGCGACGCTGTCGGTCGACGGCGGCGGACTGACGTTTTAG
- a CDS encoding SDR family NAD(P)-dependent oxidoreductase, translating to MRFSNAVAVVTGGGSGIGRATAIRLAQEGAAVVLVGRTAAKLEETAQAIERLGGAGRAEVFAADVTKREQVEAVAEYIRRRHGDLHVLVNNAGISTHTKWLELTEQEWDDVQQVNMKSVFLVSQTLAPLMIEGAKRERVNRAIVNVASLSGHQAGAHIPHYSAAKAGVISLTKSLALELAPHGIRVNSVSPGFVETPLTERGLQNERFVKAIERNTALRRVGTPEEIANVIAFLASAEASYMTGSDVLVDGGWLIT from the coding sequence ATGCGCTTTTCCAATGCGGTAGCGGTTGTTACCGGCGGCGGCAGCGGCATCGGCCGGGCGACGGCCATTCGCTTGGCGCAGGAAGGGGCGGCGGTTGTTCTTGTCGGCCGCACGGCGGCGAAACTTGAAGAGACGGCTCAAGCCATCGAACGGTTGGGAGGAGCCGGCAGGGCGGAGGTGTTTGCCGCTGATGTCACGAAACGGGAACAAGTCGAGGCAGTAGCGGAATACATCCGCCGCCGGCACGGCGATTTGCATGTGCTTGTTAATAATGCGGGTATCTCGACCCATACGAAATGGCTCGAACTGACGGAACAGGAATGGGACGATGTGCAACAAGTGAACATGAAAAGCGTGTTTCTCGTTTCCCAAACACTCGCTCCGCTGATGATCGAGGGGGCGAAACGGGAGCGCGTCAACCGGGCGATCGTCAACGTCGCCTCGCTGTCAGGCCATCAAGCGGGGGCGCACATTCCGCATTACAGTGCGGCGAAAGCCGGCGTGATCAGCTTGACGAAATCGCTCGCCTTGGAGCTGGCTCCGCACGGCATTCGCGTCAACTCTGTCTCGCCCGGCTTTGTCGAGACGCCGCTCACCGAGCGCGGGCTGCAAAACGAGCGGTTTGTGAAAGCCATCGAGCGCAACACCGCCTTAAGGCGGGTGGGGACGCCGGAGGAAATTGCCAATGTCATCGCCTTTCTTGCCTCGGCGGAAGCGTCGTATATGACCGGCTCGGATGTGCTTGTCGATGGGGGATGGCTGATTACATAG
- a CDS encoding zinc ribbon domain-containing protein → MVESPHLLVDRSRFSSSKTCSCYGRVKASLSLSERTFRCDCRLVADRDVNDAIDIK, encoded by the coding sequence ATGGTGGAATCTCCGCATTTGCTTGTGGACCGGTCTAGGTTCTCCTCATCCAAAACGTGTTCATGCTATGGTCGAGTCAAGGCATCTTTATCTCTTTCTGAACGTACATTTCGCTGTGACTGCAGGTTGGTGGCCGATCGAGATGTCAACGACGCCATCGATATCAAGTAA
- a CDS encoding serine/threonine protein kinase has product MNRLFERHPFIARWIDRPHRSGDVLSGRYEVMKELGMGSYGIAYQGRDCDTGQLVVIKQARRTKGEDGRRLLQREADVLARLRHPQIPLLHDMFIEGGQPHLVMDYIDGQTVEEQIFECGITYTERAAFQLLLDVLDVVRYIHAFGIVHRDLRIPNIIWRHGTVAIIDFGLACRTGESIDVHDGDPLEKRLRREPHPRSDFYALGHFTLFLLYSAYEPANEDEKSWEEELDLSSKARAILRKMLQLDAPYDCVDELIADIRQLLAENDLTQVGAL; this is encoded by the coding sequence ATGAACCGCCTGTTTGAACGCCATCCGTTCATCGCCCGCTGGATTGACCGCCCGCACCGGAGCGGAGATGTGCTTTCTGGCCGCTACGAAGTGATGAAAGAACTCGGGATGGGCAGCTACGGCATCGCCTACCAAGGGCGCGATTGTGACACCGGGCAGCTTGTCGTCATTAAACAGGCAAGGCGGACAAAAGGGGAAGACGGCCGTCGCCTGCTTCAACGCGAAGCCGACGTGCTCGCCCGCTTGCGCCATCCACAAATTCCACTGCTGCACGATATGTTTATCGAAGGCGGACAGCCGCATCTTGTCATGGACTATATCGATGGGCAAACGGTGGAAGAGCAGATTTTCGAGTGCGGAATCACGTACACGGAACGAGCAGCGTTCCAATTGTTGCTTGATGTGCTTGATGTCGTTCGGTATATCCATGCTTTCGGCATCGTCCACCGCGATTTACGCATTCCAAACATCATTTGGCGCCATGGAACGGTGGCCATCATCGATTTCGGCTTGGCGTGCCGCACGGGCGAATCGATCGATGTTCATGATGGCGATCCGCTTGAAAAACGACTGCGGCGCGAACCACACCCACGAAGCGATTTTTATGCCCTCGGACATTTCACCTTATTTCTGCTATATTCCGCTTACGAGCCCGCCAATGAGGATGAAAAAAGCTGGGAAGAAGAGCTCGACTTGTCCTCGAAAGCACGGGCGATTTTACGGAAAATGCTGCAGTTGGATGCGCCGTATGACTGCGTTGACGAATTGATCGCCGATATTCGGCAGCTATTGGCCGAAAACGACCTGACACAAGTTGGCGCGCTTTAA
- a CDS encoding DNA topoisomerase III codes for MKSLVLAEKPSVARDIARVLGCKQAHKHYFEGKQHIVTWALGHLIELKMPEDYDRKYETWRLEDLPIIPKQMGLKVIRQTSHQFRAIESLAKRRDVRDCIIATDAGREGELVARWILQKIGWKKPIWRLWISSQTDRAIRDGFRQLKPGAQFDRLYESAVCRAEADWLIGLNVTRALTTKYNDPLSAGRVQTPTLAMIIERERAIQSFVPVPYWTIHAHIGSLTAMWERNGGKRLFNQDEAKQLIDRLHGQPARVVSVNRKRKTEPAPLPYDLTELQREANKRFGFSAKKTLSVLQRLYEQHKLVTYPRTDSRYLPSDMEATMTDRLQAIKPGYEEEVAPLLAKQAKAGKRVFNDAKVTDHHAIIPTDERLDLGKLSADERKLYDMIARRFLALFYPPHEYETATAVLEIGGETFVARETAVVNTGFKAVLGKEDSKAQPMLLHLAEGQALPSVRLEMEQSFTEPPSRYSEADLLAQMEKYGLGTPATRADIIERLVETETVERKDGRFYPTKKGKQLIELVNDELKSPELTARWERELEAIARGNGNPKQFLTNIRRQTEQLVAEIKQSERTYKAPNLTNLTCPECGALLKERKTKDGRMLVCSNLQCRYRRRRDPKLSNRRCPQCHRRMEIHEGKAGLYFQCRPCNIVEKADETKRTAAKGNERALLQKYSPSNESFGTSLGELLKQALEKKE; via the coding sequence ATGAAATCGCTCGTTTTAGCGGAGAAGCCGAGCGTCGCCCGCGATATCGCCCGCGTGCTCGGCTGCAAGCAGGCGCATAAACATTATTTTGAAGGAAAGCAGCATATTGTCACTTGGGCGCTCGGCCATTTGATCGAACTCAAAATGCCGGAAGACTATGACCGGAAATATGAAACGTGGCGGCTTGAGGATTTGCCTATCATTCCAAAGCAAATGGGTTTGAAAGTGATCCGGCAAACGAGCCATCAGTTTCGCGCCATTGAAAGCTTAGCCAAACGCCGGGATGTGCGCGATTGCATCATCGCAACCGACGCCGGGCGTGAAGGAGAGCTCGTCGCACGTTGGATTTTGCAAAAGATCGGTTGGAAAAAGCCGATTTGGCGGTTATGGATTTCCTCGCAAACCGACCGCGCCATCCGCGACGGATTTCGCCAGTTAAAGCCCGGAGCGCAGTTTGACCGCCTGTATGAATCAGCCGTCTGCCGCGCCGAAGCCGATTGGCTGATCGGGTTGAACGTGACGCGCGCTTTGACGACAAAATACAACGACCCGCTCTCAGCCGGGCGCGTGCAAACGCCGACACTGGCGATGATCATTGAACGCGAGCGCGCCATCCAGTCGTTCGTTCCCGTCCCGTATTGGACGATTCATGCTCACATCGGTTCTCTTACAGCGATGTGGGAACGAAACGGCGGGAAGCGGTTGTTTAATCAGGACGAGGCGAAACAACTGATAGACCGCCTCCATGGCCAGCCGGCGCGTGTCGTGTCAGTCAACCGGAAGCGGAAAACAGAGCCCGCTCCGCTGCCGTACGACTTGACCGAGCTGCAGCGGGAGGCGAACAAACGGTTTGGCTTTTCGGCGAAAAAGACGCTCTCGGTGCTGCAGCGGCTGTATGAACAACATAAGCTCGTCACCTACCCGCGCACCGACTCGCGCTATTTGCCAAGCGACATGGAAGCAACGATGACGGACCGGCTGCAGGCGATAAAGCCCGGTTACGAAGAAGAGGTCGCCCCGCTGCTGGCGAAACAAGCGAAAGCCGGCAAACGCGTGTTTAACGATGCCAAAGTAACCGACCACCACGCCATCATCCCGACCGATGAACGGTTGGACCTTGGAAAGTTGTCGGCGGATGAGCGCAAGCTGTATGACATGATCGCCCGCCGCTTTTTGGCCTTGTTTTACCCGCCGCATGAGTATGAAACAGCAACTGCGGTCTTGGAGATCGGCGGCGAGACGTTTGTCGCACGGGAAACGGCGGTTGTAAACACCGGGTTTAAAGCCGTTCTCGGCAAGGAAGACAGCAAGGCCCAACCGATGTTGCTGCATCTCGCGGAAGGCCAGGCGCTCCCATCGGTGCGGCTTGAGATGGAACAATCGTTCACCGAGCCGCCGTCTCGCTATTCAGAGGCTGACTTGCTTGCGCAAATGGAAAAATACGGCCTCGGCACCCCGGCGACAAGGGCCGACATCATCGAGCGGCTTGTTGAGACGGAAACGGTCGAGCGGAAAGACGGCCGCTTTTATCCGACAAAAAAAGGAAAACAGCTGATTGAGCTCGTCAATGATGAACTGAAGTCGCCGGAATTGACCGCCCGTTGGGAGCGGGAACTCGAGGCGATCGCCCGCGGAAACGGAAACCCGAAACAGTTTTTGACCAACATTCGCCGGCAAACGGAACAGCTTGTCGCGGAAATCAAACAGAGCGAGCGGACGTACAAAGCACCGAACTTGACGAATCTTACCTGCCCGGAATGCGGCGCCCTCTTAAAAGAACGGAAAACGAAAGATGGACGGATGCTCGTCTGTTCGAACTTACAATGCCGCTACCGCCGGAGACGCGATCCGAAGCTGTCGAACCGCCGCTGTCCGCAATGCCACCGGCGCATGGAAATACACGAAGGCAAAGCCGGGCTCTATTTCCAATGCCGGCCGTGCAACATTGTCGAAAAAGCGGACGAAACGAAACGCACCGCCGCAAAAGGAAACGAACGGGCGCTTCTCCAAAAATACAGTCCGTCCAATGAATCGTTTGGCACGAGTTTAGGAGAACTGCTCAAACAAGCGCTTGAAAAAAAAGAATAG
- a CDS encoding sensor histidine kinase: MRKLSWKLGMLVFAFVLAIEMVLFVSLYATLVHARIEEEFAQLLARGNSHRNVLEKNLDQPTLAHVAMMESEAETDVVITDAKRQILSASSGIIPFAEEIIPLTNGRSIPRDGMMVQTDWKQASHIATVSPIQIGGETGGYVYMFQDTRSIQTMVYKLKHHFVVVGVLSVLITMMTIVFFSRIITTPLLRMKQATEALSQGDFSVRLEVKGDDELAQLGKAIQTLANDLAYLKQERSEFLASISHELRTPLTYVKGYADIARRPHLSEAERANYVAIIYEEAEKIEKMVKDLFELARLERHSFQIEKQPIDLCSFLAKLCEKLRPAFQEKALSLVCSCPDGVTAAVDRQRFEQVMINVLDNARKYAFPGTTVTITVQPRKHGVIMAVSDQGAGIPPDDVPHIFERFYRVDKSRSRRSGGTGLGLSIAKEIVEAHGGTIAAESEPGKGTTILITVPEG; encoded by the coding sequence GTGCGAAAACTTTCGTGGAAACTTGGAATGTTGGTTTTTGCCTTCGTCTTGGCCATTGAAATGGTGCTGTTCGTTTCTCTTTACGCGACGCTCGTTCATGCGCGCATCGAAGAAGAATTCGCGCAGCTTCTGGCGCGGGGGAACAGCCACCGCAACGTCTTGGAAAAAAACCTTGACCAACCAACGCTTGCGCATGTGGCGATGATGGAATCGGAGGCGGAAACCGATGTCGTCATCACCGATGCGAAGCGCCAAATTCTATCGGCCTCTAGCGGCATTATCCCGTTTGCCGAAGAAATCATCCCATTGACGAACGGGCGCTCTATTCCCCGCGACGGCATGATGGTACAAACCGATTGGAAGCAGGCGTCACACATTGCGACGGTGAGCCCGATCCAAATCGGAGGCGAAACGGGTGGATATGTATACATGTTTCAAGACACCCGCTCGATTCAGACGATGGTGTATAAGCTGAAACATCATTTTGTCGTCGTCGGCGTGCTGTCGGTGTTGATCACGATGATGACGATCGTCTTTTTCTCCCGCATCATTACAACGCCGCTTTTACGGATGAAACAGGCGACCGAGGCGCTTAGCCAAGGCGACTTTTCAGTGCGTCTTGAGGTGAAGGGCGATGACGAACTTGCGCAATTAGGCAAAGCCATTCAAACGTTGGCGAACGATTTGGCGTATTTGAAACAAGAGCGAAGTGAATTTTTGGCGAGCATCTCCCATGAGCTGCGCACGCCGCTCACGTATGTGAAAGGATATGCCGACATTGCCCGACGGCCGCATCTGTCCGAGGCGGAGCGGGCGAATTATGTCGCGATCATTTACGAAGAGGCCGAAAAGATTGAAAAAATGGTGAAAGACTTGTTTGAGCTGGCAAGGTTGGAGCGACACTCGTTCCAGATTGAGAAGCAGCCGATCGATCTTTGTTCGTTTTTAGCCAAACTGTGCGAAAAGCTGCGCCCGGCGTTTCAGGAAAAAGCGCTGTCGCTTGTCTGCTCGTGCCCTGATGGGGTGACGGCTGCGGTTGACCGGCAGCGGTTTGAGCAAGTGATGATCAATGTGCTTGATAATGCGCGAAAATATGCGTTTCCTGGCACAACGGTGACGATCACCGTCCAGCCGCGAAAACATGGGGTCATCATGGCCGTTTCCGATCAGGGGGCCGGCATCCCGCCGGACGATGTCCCCCATATTTTTGAACGGTTTTACCGGGTGGATAAGTCGCGGTCGCGAAGGAGTGGAGGGACCGGGCTTGGGCTTTCCATTGCCAAAGAAATCGTCGAGGCGCATGGGGGAACGATCGCCGCAGAGAGCGAACCAGGGAAAGGAACGACCATCTTGATTACGGTGCCGGAGGGATGA
- a CDS encoding response regulator transcription factor, whose amino-acid sequence MYTLVLVDDEARMLDLLDLYLAPNGYRCVKCRSGQEAIDYLRGHHADLVLLDVMMPELDGWETCRRIRSFSDIPIMMVTARDETADIVQGLKIGADDYVTKPFDEAELLARIEAVLRRAGARRSAIRTAGLVWDEEEHAVHYEGKPIPLTPKEFAILGLFLKRPNQVFSRGQIIASLWGYLADTEERTVDSHIKNIREKLRQAGFPADDHLQTVWGVGYKWEGRKP is encoded by the coding sequence ATGTATACGTTGGTATTGGTCGATGATGAAGCGCGAATGCTCGATTTGTTGGACCTGTATCTGGCGCCAAACGGTTACCGTTGCGTGAAATGCCGTTCAGGGCAAGAGGCGATCGACTATTTGCGGGGCCATCACGCCGATTTGGTGCTGCTTGATGTGATGATGCCGGAACTTGACGGGTGGGAAACGTGCCGTCGCATTCGTTCGTTTTCCGACATCCCGATCATGATGGTCACTGCTCGCGACGAAACGGCCGATATCGTCCAAGGGTTGAAAATCGGAGCCGATGATTATGTCACCAAGCCGTTTGACGAGGCGGAGCTGTTGGCGCGTATTGAAGCGGTGCTGCGGCGTGCCGGTGCCCGCCGCTCGGCGATCCGCACGGCCGGGCTCGTGTGGGATGAAGAGGAACATGCCGTCCATTATGAAGGAAAGCCAATTCCGTTGACGCCGAAGGAGTTTGCCATTTTAGGGCTCTTCCTCAAACGCCCAAATCAAGTGTTCAGCCGCGGACAAATCATCGCCTCCTTATGGGGATATCTCGCCGATACGGAAGAGCGGACGGTGGATTCGCATATTAAAAACATCCGCGAAAAACTGCGCCAAGCCGGGTTTCCGGCTGACGACCATTTGCAGACGGTCTGGGGCGTCGGCTACAAATGGGAAGGGCGCAAGCCATAG
- a CDS encoding TVP38/TMEM64 family protein translates to MKDWMIDLFQAYGGAAYVLSLACNVAISVLGVVPSAFLTAANLTVFGFWPGFWVSFAGEALGAVVSFVLYRKGVRRWNGTKWLSHPSVKPLLHAGGREAFFLILALRLLPFVPSGVVTFVAAIGRTSLSVFTAASSLGKLPALWMEAYAIHQFLEAAWSGKLLLAVASIVLLWFVWRKIGQKTAE, encoded by the coding sequence ATGAAAGATTGGATGATCGATTTGTTTCAAGCCTACGGCGGGGCAGCATACGTTTTGAGCCTGGCCTGCAATGTGGCGATCAGCGTGCTTGGGGTCGTCCCAAGCGCATTTTTGACAGCGGCCAATTTGACGGTGTTCGGCTTTTGGCCGGGCTTTTGGGTGTCGTTTGCCGGCGAGGCGCTCGGGGCGGTCGTCTCGTTCGTCTTGTACCGGAAAGGAGTTCGCCGATGGAACGGGACAAAATGGCTTTCCCATCCGAGCGTGAAGCCGCTGCTTCATGCGGGCGGCCGGGAGGCGTTTTTCCTCATTTTGGCACTGCGGTTGCTGCCGTTTGTACCATCCGGGGTGGTGACGTTTGTCGCCGCCATCGGCCGTACGTCCCTTTCCGTGTTTACGGCGGCGAGTTCGCTCGGCAAACTCCCGGCGTTATGGATGGAAGCGTATGCGATTCATCAATTTCTCGAGGCCGCCTGGTCGGGAAAACTGCTGCTCGCTGTTGCATCGATCGTTCTTTTGTGGTTCGTCTGGCGAAAGATAGGACAAAAAACAGCGGAGTGA
- a CDS encoding endonuclease/exonuclease/phosphatase family protein, whose amino-acid sequence MELCVMTFNIRHGKGMDGKVDLRRIAAVIKQSGADIIGLNEVDRYFSRRSHYEDQIGWLARELRMHHAFSPSVSWRAKQPGVIRQYGNGLLSRYPITARQHHALRAALGMGEGRSVLEAIVSVHGQPLAVYVTHFSLNPLLHRKQTDFLIERLHRQSVPFLVMGDWNMRPGSRPWQRMAREADDIWKKVGTGSGDTYPSLRPRRRLDYIFVSRQLHAAGAQVVTIMPTASDHLPLKAVLRLG is encoded by the coding sequence GTGGAACTGTGCGTTATGACGTTTAACATCCGCCACGGCAAAGGCATGGACGGAAAGGTGGATTTGCGCCGAATCGCTGCTGTGATTAAACAAAGCGGCGCCGACATCATCGGCCTGAACGAGGTGGACCGTTATTTTTCACGGCGAAGCCACTATGAGGATCAAATCGGCTGGCTGGCAAGAGAGTTGCGGATGCATCATGCGTTCAGCCCTTCCGTATCGTGGAGGGCGAAACAACCTGGAGTCATCCGCCAATACGGAAACGGGCTGTTGTCGCGCTACCCGATTACCGCCCGACAACATCACGCATTGCGCGCGGCATTGGGAATGGGGGAAGGGCGATCGGTGCTCGAGGCGATCGTGTCCGTTCACGGCCAGCCCCTTGCCGTGTATGTCACCCACTTCAGCCTCAACCCGCTGCTGCACCGGAAACAGACTGATTTTCTCATCGAGCGGTTGCACCGTCAATCCGTTCCATTTCTTGTCATGGGCGATTGGAACATGAGACCCGGCTCCCGTCCATGGCAGCGCATGGCCCGTGAGGCGGATGATATATGGAAAAAAGTAGGAACAGGAAGCGGCGATACGTATCCGTCCCTTCGCCCGCGCCGGCGGCTTGACTACATCTTTGTCAGCCGTCAGCTGCACGCGGCGGGCGCACAAGTTGTGACGATCATGCCGACGGCGTCCGACCATTTGCCGCTAAAGGCCGTATTGCGCCTAGGCTGA
- a CDS encoding metal-sensing transcriptional repressor, which produces MVPRTKEEIENIVKRLKRIEGQVRGVQKMVEDNRYCIDILVQISAIQAALRQVGMQLLERHANHCVAKAIREGSGEESLRELMNVIKQFSK; this is translated from the coding sequence ATGGTCCCGCGCACGAAAGAGGAAATCGAGAACATTGTGAAACGGTTGAAGCGCATCGAAGGGCAAGTGCGCGGGGTGCAAAAAATGGTCGAAGACAATCGCTATTGTATTGATATTTTGGTGCAAATTTCCGCCATCCAAGCGGCGCTGCGTCAAGTGGGGATGCAGCTGCTTGAGCGCCATGCGAACCATTGTGTGGCGAAAGCGATTCGCGAAGGAAGCGGCGAAGAATCGCTCCGCGAGTTGATGAACGTGATCAAACAGTTTTCGAAATAA